From one Grus americana isolate bGruAme1 chromosome 32, bGruAme1.mat, whole genome shotgun sequence genomic stretch:
- the LOC129198350 gene encoding killer cell lectin-like receptor subfamily B member 1B allele A isoform X1 — MPFPGARRRREEVGHKVRGWPRTASVLGHASEPIMVGEIVYADLTHPGHGSSPTEKRRAPALCPRWHGVVLKASGLVHLILLVLVVMLSIQVFQKSLQPAAMSGPLQSVEIKGRNQTEQYVFSSLMQYFCKPRQESPSACAGCQLCPQDWQLHGERCYWLSKEQRNWKQSKKGCENQESQLVVLQDNKEKEYIKNITGRGTQPLWIGLILSHEKWRWVDNTTFDTNTFGTLQGMDGRCGTLKDAALEVDTCDGEHKWVCQKDPFQLSPPTAGDGEKCGASA, encoded by the exons ATGCCATTTCCTGGGGCCAGGCGCAGGCGCGAGGAGGTTGGTCATAAGGTGAGAGGTTGGCCAAGAACAGCTTCAGTCCTGGGACACGCTTCTGAGCCGATCATGGTGGGGGAAATAGTTTACGCTGATTTAACGCATCCTGGGCATGGTTCTTCTCCCACCGAGAAGCGCCGCG CTCCTGCCTTGTGCCCACGGTGGCATGGGGTTGTCCTCAAAGCCAGTGGGCTGGTGCACCTCATCCTGTTGGTGCTGGTGGTGATGCTGAGCATACAGG TTTTTCAGAAGTCTCTACAGCCAGCAGCAATGAGTGGTCCCCTGCAAAGCGTGGAGATTAAGGGAAGGAACCAGACGGAGCAATACGTGTTTTCATCCCTGATGCAGTATTTCTGCAAGCCCCGGCAGGAGAGCCCCTCAG cCTGTGCTGGCTGCCAGCTGTGTCCCCAGGACTGGCAGCTCCATGGGGAAAGATGCTACTGGCTTTCCAAGGAACAGAGGAActggaagcaaagcaagaaaggCTGCGAAAATCAGGAGTCTCAGCTGGTAGTGCTCCAGGACAACAAAGAAAAG GAGTACATCAAGAATATTACAGGCAGAGGCACGCAGCCGCTGTGGATCGGGTTAATATTATCCCATGAGAAGTGGAGATGGGTGGACAACACAACCTTCGACACCAACAC GTTTGGCACCTTGCAGGGGATGGATGGAAGATGCGGGACGCTGAAAGACGCGGCGCTAGAGGTCGATACCTGTGACGGGGAACACAAGTGGGTTTGCCAGAAAGATCCTTTCCAGCTCTCCCCGCCGACGGCGGGAGACGGGGAGAAATGCGGTGCCTCCGCCTGA
- the LOC129198350 gene encoding killer cell lectin-like receptor subfamily B member 1B allele B isoform X2, whose amino-acid sequence MPFPGARRRREEVGHKVRGWPRTASVLGHASEPIMVGEIVYADLTHPGHGSSPTEKRRAPALCPRWHGVVLKASGLVHLILLVLVVMLSIQACAGCQLCPQDWQLHGERCYWLSKEQRNWKQSKKGCENQESQLVVLQDNKEKEYIKNITGRGTQPLWIGLILSHEKWRWVDNTTFDTNTFGTLQGMDGRCGTLKDAALEVDTCDGEHKWVCQKDPFQLSPPTAGDGEKCGASA is encoded by the exons ATGCCATTTCCTGGGGCCAGGCGCAGGCGCGAGGAGGTTGGTCATAAGGTGAGAGGTTGGCCAAGAACAGCTTCAGTCCTGGGACACGCTTCTGAGCCGATCATGGTGGGGGAAATAGTTTACGCTGATTTAACGCATCCTGGGCATGGTTCTTCTCCCACCGAGAAGCGCCGCG CTCCTGCCTTGTGCCCACGGTGGCATGGGGTTGTCCTCAAAGCCAGTGGGCTGGTGCACCTCATCCTGTTGGTGCTGGTGGTGATGCTGAGCATACAGG cCTGTGCTGGCTGCCAGCTGTGTCCCCAGGACTGGCAGCTCCATGGGGAAAGATGCTACTGGCTTTCCAAGGAACAGAGGAActggaagcaaagcaagaaaggCTGCGAAAATCAGGAGTCTCAGCTGGTAGTGCTCCAGGACAACAAAGAAAAG GAGTACATCAAGAATATTACAGGCAGAGGCACGCAGCCGCTGTGGATCGGGTTAATATTATCCCATGAGAAGTGGAGATGGGTGGACAACACAACCTTCGACACCAACAC GTTTGGCACCTTGCAGGGGATGGATGGAAGATGCGGGACGCTGAAAGACGCGGCGCTAGAGGTCGATACCTGTGACGGGGAACACAAGTGGGTTTGCCAGAAAGATCCTTTCCAGCTCTCCCCGCCGACGGCGGGAGACGGGGAGAAATGCGGTGCCTCCGCCTGA
- the LOC129198355 gene encoding C-type lectin domain family 2 member A-like isoform X3 produces the protein MGKGLKKTNSADQEEELNRCRDVEEDCKWVSNTKKSDQERSRWSQLFMPMHVVLVLILLLLTLLIVLTVVYFRSQLPVPDFYHVCPDSWLGFQGYCYFFSETESNWTTGQESCEALGASLAHISNTNELTFLKRYKGDANHWFGLRKEDDSWWWSNGTAFNNWFEVRGGGLCAYLNQERISSSLCHTKKNWLCSRPDNYVLWKQKAYP, from the exons ATGGggaaaggactgaaaaaaacaaattctgcAGACCAAGAGGAAGAGTTGAACCGCTGCAGGGATGTAGAGGAAGACTGCAAATGGG TCTCCAACACCAAGAAGTCAGACCAAGAAAGATCCCGTTGGTCACAGCTTTTCATGCCCATGCACGTGGTGCTGgtgctcatcctcctcctcctcaccctgcTGATTGTCTTGACTG ttGTCTATTTCAGATCCCAATTGCCTGTCCCGGACTTCTACCACGTGTGCCCAGACAGCTGGCTTGGCTTCCAAGGGTAttgctactttttttctgaaactgagaGCAATTGGACCACCGGTCAGGAAAGCTGCGAGGCCCTGGGAGCTTCACTGGCCCACATAAGCAACACAAATGAATTG ACCTTCCTTAAAAGGTATAAAGGTGACGCTAACCACTGGTTTGGGCTGCGAAAGGAGGATGACAGTTGGTGGTGGTCCAACGGCACAGCCTTCAACAACTG GTTTGAGGTGAGAGGTGGTGGGCTTTGCGCATACCTGAACCAGGAGAGGATCAGCTCGTCCCTGTGCCACACCAAGAAGAACTGGCTCTGCAGCAGACCCGACAACTACGTCCTCTGGAAACAAAAAGCGTATCCGTAA
- the LOC129198355 gene encoding C-type lectin domain family 2 member A-like isoform X2: MGKGLKKTNSADQEEELNRCRDVEEDCKWGSQTHIGASEGHGIQQKKAKREGEGLSPHTLLLFPPPVSNTKKSDQERSRWSQLFMPMHVVLVLILLLLTLLIVLTVVYFRSQLPVPDFYHVCPDSWLGFQGYCYFFSETESNWTTGQESCEALGASLAHISNTNELTFLKRYKGDANHWFGLRKEDDSWWWSNGTAFNNWFEVRGGGLCAYLNQERISSSLCHTKKNWLCSRPDNYVLWKQKAYP; this comes from the exons ATGGggaaaggactgaaaaaaacaaattctgcAGACCAAGAGGAAGAGTTGAACCGCTGCAGGGATGTAGAGGAAGACTGCAAATGGG GTTCTCAAACACATATTGGTGCCTCTGAAGGACATGGGATCcagcagaaaaaggcaaagagagagggagaaggactCAGCCCACACACtctcctgctctttcctccCCCAGTCTCCAACACCAAGAAGTCAGACCAAGAAAGATCCCGTTGGTCACAGCTTTTCATGCCCATGCACGTGGTGCTGgtgctcatcctcctcctcctcaccctgcTGATTGTCTTGACTG ttGTCTATTTCAGATCCCAATTGCCTGTCCCGGACTTCTACCACGTGTGCCCAGACAGCTGGCTTGGCTTCCAAGGGTAttgctactttttttctgaaactgagaGCAATTGGACCACCGGTCAGGAAAGCTGCGAGGCCCTGGGAGCTTCACTGGCCCACATAAGCAACACAAATGAATTG ACCTTCCTTAAAAGGTATAAAGGTGACGCTAACCACTGGTTTGGGCTGCGAAAGGAGGATGACAGTTGGTGGTGGTCCAACGGCACAGCCTTCAACAACTG GTTTGAGGTGAGAGGTGGTGGGCTTTGCGCATACCTGAACCAGGAGAGGATCAGCTCGTCCCTGTGCCACACCAAGAAGAACTGGCTCTGCAGCAGACCCGACAACTACGTCCTCTGGAAACAAAAAGCGTATCCGTAA
- the LOC129198355 gene encoding C-type lectin domain family 2 member D-like isoform X1: MGKGLKKTNSADQEEELNRCRDVEEDCKWGSQTHIGASEGHGIQQKKAKREGEGLSPHTLLLFPPPVSNTKKSDQERSRWSQLFMPMHVVLVLILLLLTLLIVLTVVYFRSQLPVPDFYHVCPDSWLGFQGYCYFFSETESNWTTGQESCEALGASLAHISNTNELTFLKRYKGDANHWFGLRKEDDSWWWSNGTAFNNWLVPLSVLGAWGWQLGQVCIMVWLEMAPRGAVALLLPHPWMGFLGGSGMTHPGTETFCHHA; this comes from the exons ATGGggaaaggactgaaaaaaacaaattctgcAGACCAAGAGGAAGAGTTGAACCGCTGCAGGGATGTAGAGGAAGACTGCAAATGGG GTTCTCAAACACATATTGGTGCCTCTGAAGGACATGGGATCcagcagaaaaaggcaaagagagagggagaaggactCAGCCCACACACtctcctgctctttcctccCCCAGTCTCCAACACCAAGAAGTCAGACCAAGAAAGATCCCGTTGGTCACAGCTTTTCATGCCCATGCACGTGGTGCTGgtgctcatcctcctcctcctcaccctgcTGATTGTCTTGACTG ttGTCTATTTCAGATCCCAATTGCCTGTCCCGGACTTCTACCACGTGTGCCCAGACAGCTGGCTTGGCTTCCAAGGGTAttgctactttttttctgaaactgagaGCAATTGGACCACCGGTCAGGAAAGCTGCGAGGCCCTGGGAGCTTCACTGGCCCACATAAGCAACACAAATGAATTG ACCTTCCTTAAAAGGTATAAAGGTGACGCTAACCACTGGTTTGGGCTGCGAAAGGAGGATGACAGTTGGTGGTGGTCCAACGGCACAGCCTTCAACAACTGGTTGGTCCCTCTCTCCGTGTTGGGTGCTTGGGGTTGGCAACTGGGGCAGGTTTGCATCATGGTGTGGTTGGAAATGGCCCCGAGGGGGGCTGTTGCGTTGCTTCTCCCCCACCCTTGGATGGGATTTCTTGGAGGGTCTGGGATGACCCATCCTGGGACGGAGACCTTCTGCCACCATGCCTaa
- the LOC129198348 gene encoding killer cell lectin-like receptor subfamily F member 1 isoform X3 has translation MSQEQGPAMAPTIIYAELNMPQRSAPGGCRKLPGPWWYWVLLGAGWVGTAVLVGVMLWLLQQNGGNGSILSQAKEVPASTCSWESCLTNTSQFDIPEFKCSLNCFRLQLRQRLCEQGNHHAAGAPACWLCPVGWQPFAAKCYWVSAKTKTWEAAVENCSHQRSQLAVLKSEEEMAFIKEMIQNTSAAWMGLSTNQTGGKTWMWQDGSPLQKDS, from the exons ATGTCACAAGAGCAGGGACCAGCCATGGCACCGACCATCATCTACGCCGAGCTAAATATGCCACAGCGCTCAGCTCCCGGCGGCTGCAGGAAGCTTCCCG GTCCTTGGTGGTactgggtgctgctgggagctggatGGGTCGGCACTGCGGTCCTGGTGGGTGTCATGCTAtggctgctgcagcaaaatG GTGGAAACGGCTCCATCCTGAGCCAGGCAAAAGAGGTCCCGGCCAGCACATGCTCCTGGGAAAGCTGCCTGACCAACACCAGCCAATTCGACATCCCCGAGTTCAAATGTTCCCTGAATTGTTTCCGGCTGCAGCTGAGACAGCGGCTGTGTGAGCAAGGAAACCACCACGCAGCAG GCGCCCCGGCTTGCTGGCTCTGTCCCGTGGGCTGGCAACCATTCGCAGCCAAGTGCTACTGGGTTTctgcaaaaaccaaaacctgggAGGCGGCAGTGGAGAACTGCTCGCACCAGCGATCTCAGCTGGCCGTGCTGAAGAGCGAGGAGGAGATG gCTTTCATCAAGGAAATGATCCAAAacacctctgcagcctggatGGGGCTGAGCACCAACCAGACAGGAGGGAAAACGTGGATGTGGCAGGATGGATCCCCTTTACAGAAAGACTCGTGA
- the LOC129198348 gene encoding uncharacterized protein LOC129198348 isoform X2 encodes MLWLLQQNGGNGSILSQAKEVPASTCSWESCLTNTSQFDIPEFKCSLNCFRLQLRQRLCEQGNHHAAGTVAQHHPQLQGSGWNPHLVRGAGGCCSPLPCGKGTTKPGTSGKHPKTPPILPTAVPIHIALSLHHPMPSPPSSAAPLALPPQTGGAFPSMGTDHISQKCTCGTSNSRKSLEHPRGVARTWCPPALPLAPRRPGGQGPLTLISAAGAPACWLCPVGWQPFAAKCYWVSAKTKTWEAAVENCSHQRSQLAVLKSEEEMAFIKEMIQNTSAAWMGLSTNQTGGKTWMWQDGSPLQKDS; translated from the exons ATGCTAtggctgctgcagcaaaatG GTGGAAACGGCTCCATCCTGAGCCAGGCAAAAGAGGTCCCGGCCAGCACATGCTCCTGGGAAAGCTGCCTGACCAACACCAGCCAATTCGACATCCCCGAGTTCAAATGTTCCCTGAATTGTTTCCGGCTGCAGCTGAGACAGCGGCTGTGTGAGCAAGGAAACCACCACGCAGCAGGTACCGTGGCTCAGCATCACCCACAGCTTCAGGGCTCTGGATGGAACCCCCACCTTGTCAGGGGTGCGGGAGGTTGTTGTTCCCCTCTCCCATGTGGAAAGGGGACAACAAAGCCAGGAACATCAGGAAAACACCCCAAGACCCCCCCAATCCTCCCAACTGCTGTTCCCATCCACATCGCCCTCTCCCTGCACCACCCCATGCCCTCACCaccttcctcagctgctcctcttgCTTTGCCCCCCCAAACCGGGGGAGCCTTTCCCAGCATGGGCACAGACCACATTTCCCAAAAATGCACCTGTGGGACCtcaaacagcaggaaaagccTCGAGCATCCCAGGGGGGTTGCAAGAACCTGGTGCCCCCCAGCTCTACCCCTCGCCCCACGGCGGCCAGGGGGCCAGGGACCACTCACACTCATCTCTGCCGCAGGCGCCCCGGCTTGCTGGCTCTGTCCCGTGGGCTGGCAACCATTCGCAGCCAAGTGCTACTGGGTTTctgcaaaaaccaaaacctgggAGGCGGCAGTGGAGAACTGCTCGCACCAGCGATCTCAGCTGGCCGTGCTGAAGAGCGAGGAGGAGATG gCTTTCATCAAGGAAATGATCCAAAacacctctgcagcctggatGGGGCTGAGCACCAACCAGACAGGAGGGAAAACGTGGATGTGGCAGGATGGATCCCCTTTACAGAAAGACTCGTGA
- the LOC129198348 gene encoding uncharacterized protein LOC129198348 isoform X1, whose product MLRVQSILISGGNGSILSQAKEVPASTCSWESCLTNTSQFDIPEFKCSLNCFRLQLRQRLCEQGNHHAAGTVAQHHPQLQGSGWNPHLVRGAGGCCSPLPCGKGTTKPGTSGKHPKTPPILPTAVPIHIALSLHHPMPSPPSSAAPLALPPQTGGAFPSMGTDHISQKCTCGTSNSRKSLEHPRGVARTWCPPALPLAPRRPGGQGPLTLISAAGAPACWLCPVGWQPFAAKCYWVSAKTKTWEAAVENCSHQRSQLAVLKSEEEMAFIKEMIQNTSAAWMGLSTNQTGGKTWMWQDGSPLQKDS is encoded by the exons ATGCTGCGGGTCCAATCCATCCTCATTTCAGGTGGAAACGGCTCCATCCTGAGCCAGGCAAAAGAGGTCCCGGCCAGCACATGCTCCTGGGAAAGCTGCCTGACCAACACCAGCCAATTCGACATCCCCGAGTTCAAATGTTCCCTGAATTGTTTCCGGCTGCAGCTGAGACAGCGGCTGTGTGAGCAAGGAAACCACCACGCAGCAGGTACCGTGGCTCAGCATCACCCACAGCTTCAGGGCTCTGGATGGAACCCCCACCTTGTCAGGGGTGCGGGAGGTTGTTGTTCCCCTCTCCCATGTGGAAAGGGGACAACAAAGCCAGGAACATCAGGAAAACACCCCAAGACCCCCCCAATCCTCCCAACTGCTGTTCCCATCCACATCGCCCTCTCCCTGCACCACCCCATGCCCTCACCaccttcctcagctgctcctcttgCTTTGCCCCCCCAAACCGGGGGAGCCTTTCCCAGCATGGGCACAGACCACATTTCCCAAAAATGCACCTGTGGGACCtcaaacagcaggaaaagccTCGAGCATCCCAGGGGGGTTGCAAGAACCTGGTGCCCCCCAGCTCTACCCCTCGCCCCACGGCGGCCAGGGGGCCAGGGACCACTCACACTCATCTCTGCCGCAGGCGCCCCGGCTTGCTGGCTCTGTCCCGTGGGCTGGCAACCATTCGCAGCCAAGTGCTACTGGGTTTctgcaaaaaccaaaacctgggAGGCGGCAGTGGAGAACTGCTCGCACCAGCGATCTCAGCTGGCCGTGCTGAAGAGCGAGGAGGAGATG gCTTTCATCAAGGAAATGATCCAAAacacctctgcagcctggatGGGGCTGAGCACCAACCAGACAGGAGGGAAAACGTGGATGTGGCAGGATGGATCCCCTTTACAGAAAGACTCGTGA
- the LOC129198362 gene encoding C-type lectin domain family 2 member A-like isoform X2, with translation MAEAVPDAGEDVTAVMMSSQQRTEEGTSFSLKCIKDKKVPIAVTVVIAALLLTIIALAAKKCPSCPSCPSPVLSCLGEEIGYGDKCFYFVEAEADWNRSQIFCLSLGAHLATIDSRGDLDFLLRYAANRDFWFGLQRENTGPWKWFNGSLLNNLFEVRGNGQCAYVNVEGISSDWCSQMKYSVCSHLQKHPSRILKDSEFLLNFTSDSPSW, from the exons ATGGCAGAAGCTGTTCCTGATGCAG GCGAAGATGTGACTGCTGTAATGATGTCATCGCAGCAGAGAACAGAGGAAGGGACGA GTTTTAGCCTCAAGTGCATTAAGGATAAAAAGGTCCCCATCGCAGTCACCGTGGTCATAGCAGCGTTGCTCCTCACCATCATCGCACTGGCAG CTAAGAAATGCCCGTCCTGTCCGTCCTGCCCCTCTCCCGTCCTTAGCTGCCTGGGAGAAGAGATCGGGTATGGGGACAAGTGTTTTTACTTCGTGGAGGCCGAAGCAGACTGGAACAGGAGTCAGATCTTTTGCCTTTCTCTCGGAGCCCATTTGGCCACCATCGACTCCAGGGGGGACCTG gATTTCCTCTTGCGCTATGCGGCTAACAGGGACTTCTGGTTTGGTCTGCAAAGGGAAAACACTGGACCTTGGAAATGGTTCAATGGGTCTCTCCTCAACAACCT GTTTGAAGTCCGGGGCAACGGACAATGTGCCTATGTCAACGTGGAAGGGATCAGCAGCGACTGGTGCTCCCAGATGAAATACTCTGTCTGCAGCCACCTGCAAAAGCACCCCAGCAGGATTCTGAAGGATTCTGAATTCCTTCTGAATTTCACCTCAGATTCCCCCTCTTGGTAG
- the LOC129198362 gene encoding C-type lectin domain family 2 member A-like isoform X3, whose translation MAEAVPDAGFSLKCIKDKKVPIAVTVVIAALLLTIIALAAKKCPSCPSCPSPVLSCLGEEIGYGDKCFYFVEAEADWNRSQIFCLSLGAHLATIDSRGDLDFLLRYAANRDFWFGLQRENTGPWKWFNGSLLNNLFEVRGNGQCAYVNVEGISSDWCSQMKYSVCSHLQKHPSRILKDSEFLLNFTSDSPSW comes from the exons ATGGCAGAAGCTGTTCCTGATGCAG GTTTTAGCCTCAAGTGCATTAAGGATAAAAAGGTCCCCATCGCAGTCACCGTGGTCATAGCAGCGTTGCTCCTCACCATCATCGCACTGGCAG CTAAGAAATGCCCGTCCTGTCCGTCCTGCCCCTCTCCCGTCCTTAGCTGCCTGGGAGAAGAGATCGGGTATGGGGACAAGTGTTTTTACTTCGTGGAGGCCGAAGCAGACTGGAACAGGAGTCAGATCTTTTGCCTTTCTCTCGGAGCCCATTTGGCCACCATCGACTCCAGGGGGGACCTG gATTTCCTCTTGCGCTATGCGGCTAACAGGGACTTCTGGTTTGGTCTGCAAAGGGAAAACACTGGACCTTGGAAATGGTTCAATGGGTCTCTCCTCAACAACCT GTTTGAAGTCCGGGGCAACGGACAATGTGCCTATGTCAACGTGGAAGGGATCAGCAGCGACTGGTGCTCCCAGATGAAATACTCTGTCTGCAGCCACCTGCAAAAGCACCCCAGCAGGATTCTGAAGGATTCTGAATTCCTTCTGAATTTCACCTCAGATTCCCCCTCTTGGTAG
- the LOC129198362 gene encoding killer cell lectin-like receptor subfamily G member 1 isoform X4, translating into MAEAVPDAGEDVTAVMMSSQQRTEEGTSFSLKCIKDKKVPIAVTVVIAALLLTIIALAAKKCPSCPSCPSPVLSCLGEEIGYGDKCFYFVEAEADWNRSQIFCLSLGAHLATIDSRGDLVNEKSLRNWISSCAMRLTGTSGLVCKGKTLDLGNGSMGLSSTTCLKSGATDNVPMSTWKGSAATGAPR; encoded by the exons ATGGCAGAAGCTGTTCCTGATGCAG GCGAAGATGTGACTGCTGTAATGATGTCATCGCAGCAGAGAACAGAGGAAGGGACGA GTTTTAGCCTCAAGTGCATTAAGGATAAAAAGGTCCCCATCGCAGTCACCGTGGTCATAGCAGCGTTGCTCCTCACCATCATCGCACTGGCAG CTAAGAAATGCCCGTCCTGTCCGTCCTGCCCCTCTCCCGTCCTTAGCTGCCTGGGAGAAGAGATCGGGTATGGGGACAAGTGTTTTTACTTCGTGGAGGCCGAAGCAGACTGGAACAGGAGTCAGATCTTTTGCCTTTCTCTCGGAGCCCATTTGGCCACCATCGACTCCAGGGGGGACCTGGTAAATGAGAAATCCCTGAGGAACTG gATTTCCTCTTGCGCTATGCGGCTAACAGGGACTTCTGGTTTGGTCTGCAAAGGGAAAACACTGGACCTTGGAAATGGTTCAATGGGTCTCTCCTCAACAACCT GTTTGAAGTCCGGGGCAACGGACAATGTGCCTATGTCAACGTGGAAGGGATCAGCAGCGACTGGTGCTCCCAGATGA